cctgctctatccCTTTGTTATTGATGCAGTCAGTCAACCTCGGTTtctaagcaacaacaaaaaaacatcagccGACGATAATGGAAGTTTGAAGGCGGTCGCTCGTTCTGTACGGTTGATTCCCAGCCTTGGATTGAAGAGCTTTTCACTCTGAGCGTCGCTTTAACGAGTCCCGGGTGGGAGTGGAGTACCGGAAGTCCAATGGGGGACCGGGATGTAATCCGTTCAGGCCTCGTGCTAGCTGGCGTGTTACGCCAAAACGCTTAGCAGTCGAGTGGGAGCGAGAAATCATTGATACGGAAAGAGCCGTTGGGGCAAGGACCGCAATCACAAGCGTAACTGCCGTAGCCTTGCACTTCCTCAGATTTTAATCAGACAGGTCAGATGGACACGTTGGGGGATTGTTAGACCTTGACGGGTGTTGACGCTTTACTGAGGGATAGAAAGTTTAAGCCCTTGACAGCAAAAAATTGTAGAGTAACTCATGGCCTGCTATTAAGAGCAATAGAGTTCCAAgtgattttgactgggagggctggaagTCAAAACCAattggctgtcaatggcagcgaaacaATTGTAGTCATTCatcccaattgaaatggatttgatgtggtTCAGTAACTGGACTTGAGTTAGGATTTAAAAATAGTGCAATTGTGATTCAACTTACAAGTAGATAATCAAATGAAACatgaaataatatataataataggtTCAAATTACCCATTCATGTTGTTTTCTTCATATAGCttcatatttttcatcatttcatgTTCCAGGAAttcctaaaacaaaacaaaaaacatgtttttgatatCGTTCCATTTGCATGTTAgcttttaagacaattttaaggaaTTGTAGCATTTCGTTTTTATGACTACGACGCCTTgtgtggaaaaaagaaaatacaaaagacACAACTGATGTGGGATAATTCATATCtaataataacataaataaGAATATTCAAGTCAAAACTTGGTCAATACATAGTTAACGGCCACGTTTCATTACGACGTTCGTAATTATATAAACTTAAACGCAACATTCATGACCGTCAGTATGTTTACACGACTAATGAAGAGAGTAACTaattaaaatgacataaaatacACATTAGCAAGCATACCCATGTGTATACACACTCATTTTAATAGCGAATTGTTTGCGTAAAATGCGACGTTGGCAAAACTAGACATAACCAACAGGTACGCCGCAaaaccgttttttttctaactaaCTTATCATTTGAAATCACAAATTATGTCCGAAAAGTGCTTATGCGACAAATAACTTACAGTAATTGCATTATGTTGTTGTAGAAGACAGTAAATAACATTGTTGCGGGATTGAGATAATTAAAAAGAACACCTGTGTTAGTTCAAACGCACttcctgtttttcttcttcGCGCAAACACAACAAAGAGGTATATCTCCCCCTAGCGGTTGACCATATAATTACAACCAGTATATTTTGGGACGAACATTTCCATCGTATTGAAAAAGGAGCTGACAAAATTAGATTTACTTAAATAGCAGGTTATTTTAAATGTGGAATgatataaatgtattaattcAAGACTTTTGCTGGAAAAGACTCAACAATTTGAAGTCGCAGGAGTTAAGGAATGGAGAATAAAGTGGTACATTGTATAATAAAATGTCATTCAGAATCTCAGCACTTGATAAACATGAGCATGCAAACGTTGATCAAAAAAAAGTCAGACTAATGAACTTAAAACTTCTGATGaatttaattatattatttgcAAAGGATATAACTGTATTTCAACTGGATGCCGTTTATTCCAGCAACCTAAAAGCAGTCTTGCTGTTATCTAGTTGAAGCATCCAAAATTTCGGCAGTCTTTCTCTGAAACTCATTGAGGACCACGTCGCAACCAGAACCTTCTGACACTCCGCTATCGGCAAAAGCTGAACCTGCAGAGACGAGAACATTAAAAACCTCGATCCCAGCCTCGTAGATGCATACCTACCGCTACTATTGGTACAGTTGCTGACGAGCGAGGAACTCCGAGAGGCCAGCTGGCGGGCCGAAGACGTCACAGAGAGGTTACGCTTCTCCCGAGTGGCCGTCCGACTCCATTCTGCAACAATTTTAGACATCACTTCCCTGTTTTCcaggttttttttcaactgtGTCTAAAAAAAGCATGGAATCACCTGAATTTTCAGCCAATCGCAAACGCCCGCAGCACAGGTATGTTCTCCACTGCCTGCGAACGTTCTCCTTGCAGGCGCAGTGgaacacaaagacaaaaaaacctaCAGGAAGGGATTCATACATCATTTCTATACATATTATGCACATCATACAGGTTTCAGGTGTCTCTAATTCTGGTACTGTTTGAATTTAAGGTTTCTATGCTAGCACGCTAGGACTAGTGCTGAAAACCAATAGCTAAAGtggattttaatttgtttttaatgattcTAGAGATCTCGTttataaagaaaatgtttttttctggtttcaGACAGGCTATGAACACATCTTTAGGACTTGTGTCACTGATTTTGCTACAACTCTCtctttgtagatgctggacagtgTAGGtaaggggcagttgatgattttTTGCTTTGTGTAGAAAGATGCGATGACGTAGCTTTTTAGTGTTAGTTTGGAGGATGAAACTATTTTTGAATCTGCGGGATGTTTCTTTGTAAATATTccagatgggaaaaaaaacatttgtgattTAGACTGAGATTTTGTGACATAATTTAGGTGTCGTAATAACCTTGTAGCGAGTTAAAAACGGTGAAGAGGTACACAAAGGGCAAGTAGAGCGGCCCCCAGGCGAACAGCGCGAATCCCCAAGCGAGTCCGAGCAGCGCCACCAGCCCGGCGATGCTTCTCAAGTCGGCCACCAGTCCGCGATGGGGCGACTGGTTATGCGGGTTCTGCTTCTTGATGCGCCGCAGCTGCGCCATGACCACCCCGAAGACCAGCAGGCAAGAggcgaacaccaccaggaaatatgccaccACGCCCACGTAGAATGCTACGTCGCTACGTAGCCAGCAGCTGTGagatttttttgaaaagtgAATGAAAATGCGGATAAAAGTGCTGAGATGACGACGACGGGAGGACTTACAAGTCACCACCCGAAGCGCCGTCCTCGTACCGTCCGTAAGAAACCAGACCGTAGTTATCTTTGTCCACCGAGatgaccaccaccaccaccaaggcCGGAATCCCCCAGCCAATGAGCGAGAACTTTAGCATGTATCTGCTGAGGTAGGGCGTGAAAACCCGTACGATGCTCAAGTACATGTGCAGGGCTTCCAGCCCCGCCCACGTGAAGGACGTGAGCAGGAAGTAGTGCAGGAAGAAAGCCGTGCTGACGCAAAGTCCGCGGGCCGGGTATCGAGCCAGCCAACCGTCGAGGAGGTACGCCAGGTTGAGGAGGAGGAGCGAGGAGCAGAGCTGGACCAGAATTTTGGCGGGGATGTCGCGAAGTAACTTCCTGTGAGGTCGCAAAGGAAATGGACTTGTGATGAATTAACTCGCTTCGTTTATGGCTGTCCGTTTAATCAGGCTTACGCAAAACAAAGGTAGGTCAACAAGGTGGCGGCGAGGAAAATGGAGGAAAGTCCGCATCCCATGTAAGTGACAAAGGTGAGAATTTGGGCCTGATGGGGGTCGATAATCCCGCCCCTGGAGAGGTCCTGATAGAGAACGTGTCGTGGATTGgttattaggaaaatattgaattcTGCGTTTGTCCAATTTTGTCAAACGGATAAAATACGCCCTGACCAGCAGTATAGCGAAGGCAGTGAGGTGGTTGCAGCTGCACGTGGTCCCCCACCAGGTGGCGCTCACCACCACGCATCCGTCGGAGCTCCAACCGCCTCCGCCGCCTGAAAACAGAACCCAAAACACTTCACCTGAAAGCATTTCCAATCTAATCTCTGTTTTAATAAGCCACTCACCGTTCACATCAAAGTCCCAAAAGACGCAAATCGCCTTGGAGTTTACCTGCCGATCAAAGAGAAGACAagacgttaaaaaaaaacgggctCAACCATTTTACTGCTCGGGGCAACTCACGTTTACATGTGGACTGTTTCGGATGGTGAACCGAATGTTGTCGCTCAGGTTGCCGATGGACATGTTGCTAATGCTGGATGCTAACACGGGGCTGACCGCGGTTTGATTGCTCAACGTCGAGTCCTGGAATCAAGACACAGGTTTTGTGTCGTAATTGGATCCGTTAAGACGAATACGTTGAGCAGAAGAAAGCACCTGGAATAGGACGGGTTTGGTATAGAAGGTGAACTGGACCCTGTCAATCTGCTTTTTCTCATCGTCGCTCATGGCCGCCGTGATGGAGGACGGCAGATAGACAGAAGCCGCGGTGGAATCCCACTTCCTGGCGCCGACGGCGCCCTCCATCTGTAGGGAAAAAACTAACGAGTCAGCGTTTTGTCGTCGCCGTACGAGAACGACTACGGCGTCGCTACCTGTACATCGCCGGTGCCGAAGATGTTAAGCCAGGTCTCGGGAAAATCGCTCCCGTTCACTTTGCGGACGGCCAGAACCAGAGAACGGGACGGGACGACGGCGGGGACGTCGCCGACCAGCAACTTGAGGGTCAAGTCCTCGACCAAGTTGATCAGcctattgaaatgaaatgaacattttctggttcatttgtttttaaaagggaCATATTTGCGTGAACGGTACTTGATGCAAGACGCGACGAGGGCTAGAGGATCGCAGTCCATCAGGTTGCTAACAATTCCCACGATCTTCTCGGCCAACGCTTCCGAAACAGTCGGCGCGTGCACAAGTTGTTCCAGTTCCCACACCAGTTGCGCCACCTGCCATGTCAACCGTGGCATTAAGATTTGGTGGAACCACGTTTGGTTCTTTAGGATTCGGTTCTTACCTGAGAGGAGTTGAGCTGAGATGGATCCCAGGTTCTTTCCAGGAGTATCTTCGCTTGCTCTTCCAGGTTTTTCACAGTGTTGATACCCGAAGGCGGCGCCGTAGTCGTTTCGTTCATCTCACCATTTAGGGAAGCGACGTTGTTGCTTGGCGAAAGTTCGGTCGTGGTCAGAATCCTTGCCAAAAGTTCACGGGGGGCTCCAATGGTTGTATTTAAAACCACTTCCGCGTCGGAATCTTTGAGGGTGGATACTGAGAAGGCGTTGTCGCGATCGTGTGTCGTCGGGTGGCCAAAAGATTTGGGGGAAACTGTCGTAAAGTTGAATGGCGATGTGTCTTTGATGAGGTGTCTTGCTGTAGTTTCATTCAAGTTTATCGTGAGTGTCGTTGTGACGTATGGGGTTGGGTGGTTGTCGTAGACTACTTTGGGTGTCGTCGTGACATCAGCGGATTCCGAAAATTGCGTACTTGGGTTGGTAGGCGGGGTGTCTTGGAGAGGTATTTTTGTTGCTAGTGTTGTTAAATTGGCTTTCGGTGGGTATTTTGTGTGCGTTGTTGATGTTATTGTAAGTGGTTGTACTTGGCCGGCTTGGGATGTGTCGTTGATGAGGGGTGTTATTACTGAAGTCAAATGGTTGGCAAGTGTTTTGTCAGTAAGAGTAGTAGGAGTATTAGTACGTGTTAGTGGGCGGTTGGCTGGTGACGTGTCTTTGATGAAGGTTGTTATCGTTGTGGAAGTGTTATCAGATTTGTTGTTGTCATGCCTGACACTAAGTGGGGGCTGTTGGTGGGCTTCTGACGTGTCTTTGATGGAAGGTGTTACAGCGGTTACATTGGAGTTAAGTGGATTAGTCATAGTGAGTGGTAGTAGTGACGTGTCTTTAATGAGGGGCGTTATGGTACTTAAATTGGACTCAAGTATTTTATTAGTCATAGTTGTCGTAGTTGTATTAGTAATAAGTGGTAATAGTTGCTGGGATTGTGCCGTGTCTTTGAAGGCTGTTTTTGTATTTACTGGAGTGACTTTGTACTCACGCGGGTTGGCCGATGGCGGTAAAGAATTAGTGCTGACCTTGTATGCCATTTGCTCATTTGGAAGTTGGGTGGCATTTTTGAGTGTAGTTTGGGTGCTATATTCCGATGTCAAAGATGGTGTCGCTAAGTTGTAAAGTGATGGGTGTTTGAGGAGGGGTGGTACTGTCCTGGAAGTAGTTATGTTGTTGTCAAGGACGTTGTCGGAAGATGCGGGTAAAATTTGCGTCATGATGTTGACGGTTGTGTCATTTGGAACGTGAACGTTGTAGCGTGTCGTCTTAATGTAGGCTGATGAAGATGACGTCGTGGTAAGGTAAGAGTGTGACGTGTCATTGAGGAAGGCTGGAGTCCAATTTTTCAGTAATACATTGTTAGCCGATGTTAATAAGCGCGCACGTGTCGGTGATCTACTTGAAATGGGATCAAAGAGCGGCGCTGAACTGGGAGCCGGAGATGTGATGCCATCCAAGCCGGTGGCGGGAGATGATGACGTGGCGATGTCCCTTATGGGATCAGCGGCGGGGAATTTGACTCCCAGGTGGCCACCAGGTGACGCCGCGGTCGACTGAGAATCGCTGTGGCGGCTATCGGTCGATGACGTCGAAGGGGAGGAGGTGGAGCCTCCATATTCTGGCGTCTCCGCTAAAAACCACAAAGATGCAGGTTCAAAATTCAGTGTGCCAACTCGTCTGGCCAAAAAAGGGACTGACCACAGGGGAGGTGGGGGTCCATCTGCCGAGCCCGGGGGCTGGTGACGCCCCAGAAGCGGGAGTTCCAACCCACCACGCCGCCGTCCTCGCAGGCGCCGCGACGGGCCAGGTCGTCCCACACGCGGAACATGTAGATCTCCACCTTGCCCAGGGCGGCGCCGGGTGGACGCCGGCGAGGACGGCAGCCCAGCCACAAGGACCCCGACGGGGGGACGGCCCGGGCCACGACCGTCCGCTTGGCCACCAGACGGCCGGCCAGCTGAAAACCAGAAGATGTCGTCGGTTAGGACGGAACCGGGGTCAGTTCgagtggcgtggcgtggcgttaCCTCCAGACTGAAGGAGTTCCCGCCGACGTCCCTGCGCAGACACACCCTGTGCCAACGTCCCGTGGCCAGACTGACGTGGAAGCGGTGCCGGACCCCCAGCAGCCACCCGTACAGCGCGCCCCCGTCGCCCTCCAGGCCCAGTTCGGGTTTGGGGGCATGCGGCGAGCTGTAAGAGAAGCCCACCCACGCTCCGGGAGCCATCACCCGGACATCGAGACAAACGCTCATCTGGGAGAGCGACGGGAGCGGAGTGCTGTCCTGCAGGGTCCAGTGGTCCTCGCAGCCGTTCAGCACCGCCTTGGTGTCACCCAGGAAGTAACCCAATGCTTTGAGAGAGGACACAAAACGTGGGTTTTCCGCCAAAGCCAACGAAAAGGCAAGCAAGcggcaaaaacatttcaaaatgtccTATTTCAAGGCCACCAAATGATGCCTCCAACTGGTTTAGCTCCAGAGCTGGACTGGGTGGGAAGGGGAATTTGTACCTGTGACTGGAGAAGCTCCCAAACAGAAGCCGACGAGGATTCGGAGGAAAAGGGACCTCCGTctttcttttggtcgccaacgGCTCATTTTTCTGGGAACACAAAAGTATCTGGATTAGGGCGATTGACCCATGGTGAAAACCGCCAATGGATCAATCAAATGTCTGGTTTCGATGGTTCCTGGCGTGACCAATCGGAGTGCTCGGGGCCAGGCTATTAGAGTCCTGAAGTCACCGTGACCAAGACTTTTGCGAGAAACCCTCGAGACCTGGTCCCACCAAACATCAGATGACATGCTTGGATTCGCGCAATGTCTTCAACAGGTGACCTTAAATTGGATTCTTCAGGGAATCCGACACCACGACTCCCGAATATTATGATCAGATTTCTCTTCTCCGGTGTCTGGGATCCCAACACCTCGTAGCCGGCCCCCAGACCCCGGGGCAGAGGTGCCACCGCCAAGGCCGCGTTCACGTTTCCATCACTGGCGGGCTATTGTTCGCCACTTCATTGTCCCGAACAAGTCGAGCCTCTCGCTCGGTATTGGGCCGTATCGCGTGACAAAATCTCACCGTCTCGTGTGAACGCCCGGTCACGCTATGTTTACCTTTTGGCCAAAGGTAAACGAGATGATAAGGGGAAGAAAAATGGTTTTACCTGATTGTTTTGGCGCGCCTCGGCTGCATTTTGTTCCGAGTCGGAGAAGAAGTTTCGCCATGTGGACGTCTTTGCCGAGTGAACGGAGGAACTGAGTTGCGCTCTTCAATCAAAACGACTTGTCTGTCGGATAGATGCCGTTGGGGGGGCGGTGGCAGTATGGGGGCGGAGTCGCTCCGCCCATTCCTACTTCATCTCTTAGCATTGGTCATCTGGAAAACAACTGTGTcatagaaaatgcaatttctagCATGACTTTCTCATAAGTTGGGGGCGTTTTCAGGTCACTCGTTAGgacattgggattttttttctgtacatttttgGGCCCAAAGTCTACAattttatcttgtttttatCGTCTAAAGGTTTTTTCAGTTGAGTGGAGTTCCCAGCATGACTGGAGGGAAACAGCTGTGGCTACAGGATGCAGGTCCAGACGGTTCCTGGATGGAGTATTAAGTCTTGATTTGACTCTGCTCAAGTATGCGAGAAATGATAAAGGCAGCAATGTTATCGTGCCTGGGGCTGAGCGACCAATGGGATTCCTGGTGGAGAAAGActctaaaaaacacatttcaggcggtcattttgggggaaaaaagctaaCATCTACTGCGGGAAGTCAACTCAAGAGGGCGCGGAAGCTCACCTGAGACGTCAAATGTTTCGAGTAGTACATGTTTCTGTAATGATGATAATAGCAAATCAAGAAACATTTGGAGTAGCAAAAGTTGGAGCTTCTTTCTGACTTTAATTTGTCCCACATCAGAGTAGAAATACACAAGTGGGGCAAATGTATTGGGACACTGAAAGCAAGCGAAAAGCTCGGCTCTTTGCTCATTTTGGGCCGCGGAGCGACCAATCTGTCGCCTTGGGAACATCCCTCCTAGACGTGAAAACATGGCTTCTTACAAGATGGAATTGGGAACACATGATTCTTATTTGGGATGCGTAAGGCTGGATTTTCAATCTTGACGGAGACACACATCCAATCCACTCCATGCGGGAACATCAATTTGCTGGCACAGCAGGCTcacacttcaaacggattggtcaTCGACGAatgagtgacaaactcatttccaTCGACCTctaccaaaatggccgccgagCCACGTCACGTTAAAATGAAGCACGCTAGCACGTCTAAGGCGGGAAGGACGGGATCGAGGAAGTCTCTGGGCCAGAGCTGcatgattttcattttctttttttgaatctGATCGGTCGCCACGGACACCGTATTTAAATGGCGCTCAGACGGTGGTGATCTGGTCGACCACCGGAGCGCCGTCCATCTCCACGCATTCCACCTCCCGGCGGGGCGCGTCCTCCGCCTCGCCCCGCCGGCTTCGGCTCTTGGACGGCGGCAGGAAGGTGAGCAGGGCGGGCAGGAAGGCCAGCGCGTGCAGGGCGGAGCATCCGGCCGTCAGCGCCAGGCAGCGGAAGAGCGTGCGCGTCAGGTTGGAGCGCACCGAGCCCACCGGCGCCAGGGCGGCGCCGTAGCACAGGAAGGCCTGGAGCGAGGGGACGCCGTGGCGCTCCAGGGCCAGGCGCACCCAGCGGGTGCGGCCCTCGCCACGGCCGGCGGCGAAGCCGCACAGCAGCGGCGCGCTGCAGTCGGCGGCGTGGCCCAGGGCCAGGATCAGGCAGGGCACCGACACGCAGTCTAGCTCCACCCCCCACAGCGTCATGAAGCCCACCACGCCGAACTGGACCGAGAGGAGGGTGAGTCCCAACCACGCCGAGACCAGGGGCTCCACCACGGCCAGGGAGGCCACGCCCAGGAGGAAGAGGACGGCCAGCAGGGAGTGGCGTAGCGGCGAGCTGACGGCGGCGGCGTAGCGGTCCAGGTAGACGAAGGACGGGTTGAAGATGAGGAAGCGCACGCGGGACGTGAGCGACAGGCGGCGCAGGGTGTCCAGCAGCGTCGACATCTCCCGCCGCTTGTTCTCCGTGGTCTTGGCGGCCAGGAAGATGCGGGACGCCGCCACGTCGGGCTCCTCGCCGGGGCCCCGCTCGGCGAAGATGATGTCGTCGGCAAAGTGGGCGAAGCGGGGCTCGCGCAGGAAGTCCAGGCGGAGCGTGCGGGTGAAGTTCTCCCGCGGCGGGGCGGCCGACTGGTTGCGCTCCGCCAGGTAGGCCAGGTAGGACTCCAGCCAGCTGATGCGCTGGAAGCCCTTGGCGTACTCCAGCAGGTCGCCCTGCACCGTGGCGTTCCAGTAGGGGGCGCTCTCGTAGATGTAGAAACCGATGACGGGGGAGTAGGAGCTGAAGTAGCGCTGCTGGGCGCGGGCGTACGACACGGTGGCCGTGTCCGTGGCCACCAGGGCGCTGGGGTCCGAGCCTTGGGCCACCTGAAGACCAAAGGCAGAGGCTCAAAACCGATCCTGCCGTTCGGAAAGAAAATTAACTCACTGACAGTAACAATAAATGTAGGAGTTGCTCTCATTTGATATTTGTCATTTGTAGTCGTTTCTGTGTGATATCCTTCATTGTAGTATATTAGCATTAAGCTAACAGGTTTTTGTCTGCTTAAGTGCTTTCTACCAACTTTAATTTACTAAATATTAGTGTTCCAccgatgccattttttttcagtggttgAGATCTCCCAGTTATTTCTTAGTACTCCTCAGTaaccgtgactggacgtttggtcgcccggacgtttggtcgcccggacgtttggtcgcccggacgtttggtcgcccggacgtttggtcgcccggacgtttggtcgccggacgtttggtcgcccgggtgaatataattttgcaagctggtttcaacagtagatatttagatattaaactctctctctcatgaatataattttgagagctggtttcaacagtaaactctgtcatgttgtcaaacgtccggcgaccgaacatccggcgaccaaacgtccggcgaccaaacgtccggcgaccaaacgtccggcgaccaaacgtccggcgaccaaacgtccgagtaccctcaaTAATGAAGACATTAGCATTTTAGTAAGGTATTGGCACAATAACTATAAAATATGTCCTGAGGAGCCTTCTGGCTTTCAAGACTGGTCTCGGTCTCCAGGCTTTAAGGGTGTCGGTTCTGATCTCGACTCTGGTATCGGGCAGGTCTCCCTCGATCTGGAGCGCCCTCGGCCCATCTACGATCACGGCGACGTGTTGcccgttagcattagcgtcttACCTGCAGGAAGCCCATGAGCCCAAAGGAGACGTAGACCAGGTAGAGGAGCACCACGAAGGGCTTGACGTAGGTGTTGGTGATCCAGTCGGCGTAGCAGCGCCTCACGCAGCCCAGCAGCAGATGCGAGTCCCGGGGACGGGCGTCCGGGGGGTCGGCCCGGACGTAGGTGCGGGCGTGCGGCAGCCGAGGCGACCCG
This Stigmatopora argus isolate UIUO_Sarg chromosome 17, RoL_Sarg_1.0, whole genome shotgun sequence DNA region includes the following protein-coding sequences:
- the LOC144091543 gene encoding adhesion G-protein coupled receptor G2-like, with amino-acid sequence MNETTTAPPSGINTVKNLEEQAKILLERTWDPSQLNSSQVAQLVWELEQLVHAPTVSEALAEKIVGIVSNLMDCDPLALVASCIKLINLVEDLTLKLLVGDVPAVVPSRSLVLAVRKVNGSDFPETWLNIFGTGDVQMEGAVGARKWDSTAASVYLPSSITAAMSDDEKKQIDRVQFTFYTKPVLFQDSTLSNQTAVSPVLASSISNMSIGNLSDNIRFTIRNSPHVNVNSKAICVFWDFDVNGGGGGWSSDGCVVVSATWWGTTCSCNHLTAFAILLDLSRGGIIDPHQAQILTFVTYMGCGLSSIFLAATLLTYLCFAKLLRDIPAKILVQLCSSLLLLNLAYLLDGWLARYPARGLCVSTAFFLHYFLLTSFTWAGLEALHMYLSIVRVFTPYLSRYMLKFSLIGWGIPALVVVVVISVDKDNYGLVSYGRYEDGASGGDFCWLRSDVAFYVGVVAYFLVVFASCLLVFGVVMAQLRRIKKQNPHNQSPHRGLVADLRSIAGLVALLGLAWGFALFAWGPLYLPFVYLFTVFNSLQGFFVFVFHCACKENVRRQWRTYLCCGRLRLAENSEWSRTATREKRNLSVTSSARQLASRSSSLVSNCTNSSGSAFADSGVSEGSGCDVVLNEFQRKTAEILDASTR
- the LOC144092136 gene encoding uncharacterized protein LOC144092136, with product MQPRRAKTIRKMSRWRPKERRRSLFLRILVGFCLGASPVTALGYFLGDTKAVLNGCEDHWTLQDSTPLPSLSQMSVCLDVRVMAPGAWVGFSYSSPHAPKPELGLEGDGGALYGWLLGVRHRFHVSLATGRWHRVCLRRDVGGNSFSLELAGRLVAKRTVVARAVPPSGSLWLGCRPRRRPPGAALGKVEIYMFRVWDDLARRGACEDGGVVGWNSRFWGVTSPRARQMDPHLPCAETPEYGGSTSSPSTSSTDSRHSDSQSTAASPGGHLGVKFPAADPIRDIATSSSPATGLDGITSPAPSSAPLFDPISSRSPTRARLLTSANNVLLKNWTPAFLNDTSHSYLTTTSSSSAYIKTTRYNVHVPNDTTVNIMTQILPASSDNVLDNNITTSRTVPPLLKHPSLYNLATPSLTSEYSTQTTLKNATQLPNEQMAYKVSTNSLPPSANPREYKVTPDSDHDRTFAKQQRRFPKW